The Cannabis sativa cultivar Pink pepper isolate KNU-18-1 chromosome 8, ASM2916894v1, whole genome shotgun sequence genomic interval tattgaaaaaaatagtattaatttttgtaaaattttgtgAAAAGAGGCCCAATAATACAtactttaatttatatataacatacaCAAATATTTTGAGCCTATTATTACTCAAAGTCGGCTCTACATGCTATGCGTATATTTGTGTATACATTAACAATACATATTGGGATTTAACAGCAGCGTTCCAACAGAATTGTAAATATATAGtaaaatagaataaaagttCAGTAAGTTTTaccgtcaaaaaattaatttatagaattaagtgatataaaatttaagtaGTTTTGCCgctaatattttaaaatgataaaataaaaagaaaaactctAAACATGTCATCACCTTAGTATTTACatttaggctaattagcaatatttccccccgaactttgacatgtactaaatcatgctcactgaacttttttggccgttaaaaattccctctgaactattaagattgttagattgaaggatttttgtttaattttagtagaaaaattctaacatggatgaaagttcagggggcattatttagtacatatcaaaatttgaggggcaccatttggtagatatcaaagtttgaggagcatggtttagtacataaataatcactgaaacagtaaaattgaatgaaattagaaaaaagtccttaaatctaacaatctcaatagttcagggagagtttttaacggccaaaaaagttcaggggcataatttaatatatgtcagagtTCATggaaaaaaattgctaattagccttacatttattataaattatatagatatatatagatatatacttTGAGAATGTGAGAGATATTCAATTGGAGAGAGAGTAGTTTGGAAAATAAAAAGGAGAAAGATGTTAATTAATGTAAATGGAATATTGTTGGAATAATTGATGGTAAAactcttatattttaatttttatatatttaattttttattttttttttttacaaaattcttttatgtttattttttttttgtgaatttGATGCATACATTAAATATCATTGTTAAATATGATTagtgtacatatatatacataaaagtaaaatttcgaagttaatataataataatttaattagtatttaacggtaatatttcaAACTAACACTTTaaatttataaagaaaaataaatataaaagacactaaaacaaataagagagtcaaatatataaaaattattgaaatatgaaagaatttttattctgtGCTATATATGTGTTGCCAATTTGATAAGGTGGAATGTAGAGACACATCCACAATAGAAAATATAGACAGTGTGTACTATGTAGTTGTTGGGAATAATTATCACGtttataatttaaactttatattGTTTACGAGATAGTTGAACTAGTTTGGATTTTACTTGTTGCATTTGGCTGCTTTGGTagattttttcttctcttttctttgtgaccatatatataatataatttttttttgttttccgttaggattttatatatataattaataccaCAGCCACAAAGCGATGTATCATTGTTTGTATATATACAGATCCAGCATATATAATTAGTTTATGTCATCAACCTATATATTCAACAAGTAAATAGATCtatctatcgaagcaaatggtatgacacacacacatataattaataattaataattaatctatggagaataattaattatgtctatctcaaataataatatattatatgtgtaaatatatacatatgtacaGGGGTCGACGTCGTCAGAATTAGAAGGAGTGATTTCGATTGGAGCATGGGGGAGTCGTTCAGGCGGCGATCCATGGAGCTACAAACCTAACACTTCCTCTCCAATAAGAGAGATACTCTTCCATGAAGGTGGTAATATCAAGTCTATTTTCTTCAGACACCAAGATAGATTTATCTCTGGGGCATTCGGTGGCAGAGATCCTAGGGACAGGGGTACAGAGAGGAGGGTAATTAATCtcttatatatacatttaattctTTCTCTCATCATTTTCCATACTTATAATGTTgtttatactaaatatatatatatatagattactTTGCGAACGCCGTCAGAGTATTTGAAATCCATAAGTGGAACGTATGGTCTGTACAATCGGGCAGCTGATGTTATACTTTCACTATCTTTTCACACAAATCTGAGTACATATGGACCGTTTGGTCGTCCCTCTGGCTCTAATCCTGGAACGCCTTTCACCATCCCAATGGAAGACAGTGTCCTAGTTGGATTTCATGGACGAGCTGGGTTTTACCTCGATGCTATTGGTATCTATGTAAAACCAGTAAGTAGTATGTATAGTCAACTATATTTGTATGTgtacaattattaattaattaaataattatgataTTGGATTTGGGtacttattattaattaattgtagTTAAATCCAAGAGGAAGCATTTCACTTGGGACATGGGGTGGTCCGGAGGGAGACCCTTTTGGTTTCGTGGTGGGGACTACTAGTTGGATTAAACAGATAATTGTTCGACACGATTCCAATATCAAGGCTCTCTCTTTCAAGGATGGGAATGACCACAACTATGGAATTTTTGGTGGCAAGAATCCTAATGATCTTGGTAGAGAAACCATAgtaagtaattaataattaattaatactcatttatattttttacacGTTAACAATGTGAGACTTTGTAATAGATTGAGTTTGATGGGAGATCTGAGTTTTTAACATCTATAAGTGGGACAAATGGAAGTTATGTAAACTACGCGTCGGTGATCACGTCATTATTATTCGAAACAAACCTGAATACATATGGGCCATTCGGAAGAGAAATAGGTACTACTTTCTCCCTTCCAATTATGCGAGGTGCCGTCGTTGTTGGATTTCATGGAAAATCAAACATTTACATTGATTCAATTGGCATCTATGTCAGACCGGTccgtaattctttttttttattttttgccctaattaatatataatagtcatcacaaataataatttagttattattatACACGTTTTTCTAATAATGCTTATATTAAATGTTTGATATAGAGAACGGTCGGCTGATCAAAATATATAATGGACTGGCTGAGGAAATATTCAACGTGCGTTTATCACATAATGTTTCGTTGGATTTGGATATATCGTTGTTTACAATCATGCTTAATTAATTACTACCATACATTTTGGCCATCCAGTCTTGATCTTGAAGACTCTTTCTGTTTAAGATTGTCACAATAATATATGTAAtgttttgttattatatttagtaaattttctctcttgatgatcgatttaaaattttattgaaaGATAAAACCAAAACTTTCTTACGATAAACATCCAAACTTTAACTTTATTTACATTCAAGAGACTCGGGATCCCTAGAGGTCCAGGCATGCTATGCCCATGTTTAggacctaattttttttttatgtagtaTAAATACTTATTTGCATTGAAAATAATggtatattttttgtaaaattttgtaaaaaaaagtcCAATAATACTCACACTTCACtacacacaaaaaaaattcTTAGGCCCATCATTACTCAAAATCGGCCTTGAATCCagaaaaagttaacaaaatatatttacaatCAATTTAACAAGTTGTATTTCACTTATGAACACCTGAAAACAAATGGAGCTTTGCCAATTGAGTTTCTCAAGTATTCATCACTTTCGATTACATGTGGTATTATTTCAACAGAGTTTCACCACAACAAGTATGAGTATTAGGGCCGACTCATAAAATATCGCCCTTAAAAAGTTACCTCTAATAATTCGCGCCTGAAAATACTATTAGGGGTAACAATAAAGTTGCCTCAAATTAAGGGCAACATTTGTCGCCCCTAATACTCCTAAAAGTCGCCCCTAAAAAGACGTGTTAGTATTCTATTTTTGACCTTCACACACTGACTCCTTAAATCGATACAGATATTATGTTCATTTTGTTGATATATACTCTAAGTTCACTAGGATATACATGTTAAAGAATAAATTTAAGGCTTTAAAGGTCTTTCTTAACTTTAATTGTGAGGCTGAGTTAAAACTAGGATTTAAAGTGAAATGTCTTTAACAGATTAGGGAGGAGAATATAGGTCATTCATTAGTCACGTACAAGAAATGGGAATAACTCATATACACCCTTGTCCAACTATTTATGAGCAGAATGACATTGCTGAAAGAAAGCATAGACACATTATTGAAAATGGTCTTGCTTTACTTGCTTAAGCACACTTACCCTTTAAGTTTTGGGATGAGGCCTTTAGAACTTCTGTCTACCTTCATCATAGACTTCCAACACTAGTATTAGGAAATAAATCTCCTCTAGAAGTTCTTCAAGCCTGACTATAGCTGGTTGAAAACCTTTGGCTGCACTTATTATCCTAACATAAGACCCTACAATAAGTACAAGCTCCAATCAGATCCACACCCTGCAGTTTTCTAGGGTATAGCCTTAATCACAAAGGCTACAAGTATCTTAGTTCAAATGGTAGACTCTACATCTCTAGAGATGTTATCTATGATGAGCGATCAATTTCCCTATGCTTAATCAAATAGTTCTAACATCTCTAAAAATTGtcattgtaacgtccccgcttcaagcctccattgggcccttacacccacggaatgaatggctcttatacacgagtacgtcactctggctgcttcatggactgatgactgaccctacagaccaacacgagtgtttccagcgtgctttgtcctcactcgcacgcttcctgggaaaacttcccaggaggtcacccatcctgaaattgccccaagtcaaggacgcttaactgtggagttctttcgagatgggctaccgaaaaacaagatgcaccttgttgacataggtagtaccaatcaatccatttaagctctcttcaactgtgtagtcccatacctacacagtctcagaatcatcccatttgaccttccccaggcggtgtgggattgcacagcttacccggtgtttccccttacggatcacgggactactgactgtcacagtcATGTGCTTGAAACATTTTCCTCTGCTCACATTCCCATGTTCTCATCTTCTCTTGTACCAATAAATCCAACTACATATGATCCAAATGAACCACAAGCATATCCCACATGTTCAACTTCTCATGCTAACAGAACTGTTGAGTTGCAGCATAATCTCTCTGAACAAGTTGTTGGCAGTATGCAGCCTGTTAATACAACATTTGTAACTACTGATGGGCAAACGGAGATATTCAGGTTCTTACTGTTAACATAGCACTTGCACCAacattttttagattttattttgaagattgtCATTCTAATATAACTGTATTTTTTGGTTCGGTGTTGTGATGTTTTTTTCAGTCTCGCTAGCTCTGGCGATAACTATTATTAAAGGGAAGGTGTTTTTTAAGGTGGTGGGGTATTGTTCAAATACATTATAACTTTATTGTCTATatttccgggggcagttttgtcctaTGTGGCTTGCGTTTTGTTTTCCGCAGCTCATGGTTTGACAAAACATGCCCTTCGGTTAGacaatgagctatcctggttcgaggggCTCCACCGCCGATTGTGGTGTGCTGCATTGTTAATCATGTGTGACTTTGTTCACCACGTCAAAAAAAATGTGGGATAGATGATAaaattgggtttttttttttttgtttatttatttattttaaaaaatctgataaataagtgaaaaaaaattatttttatttatgtttaattttaaaatattttttaaagtatttaagttattaaaattatttggaCCAATTAAAACATGCCATGTGTACGTATGTGTACACCGTGGTGGCATTCCTAGTTGACACTTAACACCCAAACTTAACACATATATCAACTTTTCAAACAGAATCAAAGATAAGGAAGTattaccacaaaaaaaaaaatattagggaTTAAGTGTTTAACAATTAAAACATATGGGGTTGGACGcaaatttctctttgatttttaatcagatcataataataatttattgtagTTTATTTGATTATCTAGAGGTATcacatataaaatttttattatttatttttaattctccTATATTTTAAGcatgatcttttttttttcctaaaaaatgatatactttgtttgtttttttttttattactacaACCCATTTTAATGATGATATACACACGGTTTTAGTACTTTAATATATAAGAAtgtagctatttttttttattatttcattaaaatctttataaaaaaattatttaaattaatattctaCCTGACTCTCTATTCATATTATTtcctacaaaaaaaaatatatttccaacaaaaattatttctacCGACTCCCTATTCAAATTATTTCAACTTGACTccctatttaaattattttcaataatgATGACTAACTcgtttgtctttttttttttttttttttttttttatacaatacCACTTCATATGTGTATGGTagtcaatttaattttttttaaaaattaaaataatattttttttgaaagcaatgaccaaaatcattaaaaattaaatattatcgtacaggctaaaattaaataattttactataattaaatttagttttttcaaaaataataaataaataaataaatagcagtttttttttttaaaaaaataactaccaatacatattatatttgtatgttcaCTAACCCATAATTTCATGCACCTTCATTACTTAACCAATTAGAATACAATGCTTTCATGGGTGAGAGCAAAAATGATGCTCTCACCTAAGGAGTaccctataaatatatacatcataattaagttttaatatttttttaaaaaaaaaactaattaattaaattcatttttatatttaatcaatatattaaaatcataaattatttaattttttttttaagaaaataataatctGATTCTGAACTTcttttaaaagttttaaaacaaattcataaattaaaaagatatattttattacgtcaaaaaaatctatattttaaattcaaaaaagttaatattttgat includes:
- the LOC115698859 gene encoding mannose/glucose-specific lectin-like, with product MGSTSSELEGVISIGAWGSRSGGDPWSYKPNTSSPIREILFHEGGNIKSIFFRHQDRFISGAFGGRDPRDRGTERRITLRTPSEYLKSISGTYGLYNRAADVILSLSFHTNLSTYGPFGRPSGSNPGTPFTIPMEDSVLVGFHGRAGFYLDAIGIYVKPLNPRGSISLGTWGGPEGDPFGFVVGTTSWIKQIIVRHDSNIKALSFKDGNDHNYGIFGGKNPNDLGRETIIEFDGRSEFLTSISGTNGSYVNYASVITSLLFETNLNTYGPFGREIGTTFSLPIMRGAVVVGFHGKSNIYIDSIGIYVRPRTVG